Within the Ensifer canadensis genome, the region TCGCGAGGCCGACAATGAGTGCCGGGACAAGCGTCGGCCGCTCCGCCCAGTCAGTCCCCCAGATCAGCAACAGAAGTCCGGCGAAGACTACGCCGATCGCATAATGTGCAGTCCAGCCGATCAGCCGCTCGCTACGGACGGGTGCCGCTGCTGCGATACGCTGGTGCAGGAAGCGGCCCTGCGGAAAATGTCCGATCCAGCGGCCCACCATGCCGTAGTCCAGGGAAGGTATGCCGAGCAAACGTTTCACCGCCACCGCCCAGAGATCCATGACCGCAGTCGCACCGATCCCGATCAGGATGGCCTGCAACACCAGATCCTTTTCCATATTCGTATCCTCTCACATCATCTTCATGGCCGCTGCATCGACAGATCGCGCACATGCGGGCGTTCGATCTGTCATCTGACAAGTCAAAGCATCATTCAATTGAGTAATTGAATGAGTCATGGAGAAATGCTAGGCTTCTGTCAATGACCGACCTTCAACTCCATATCTTCGAGGAATTTGCCGAGCTTGCCCGCACGCTTGCGAGCCCCCAGCGCCTGCTCCTGCTCGAGCATATCGCCCAGGGCGAGCGCTCGGTGGAGCGTCTTGCTGAGCTCGCCGGCCTGAGCATCGCCAACGCGTCGCAGCATCTGCAGCAGTTGCGCCGCGCCGGTTTTGTCGAGACCCGGCGGGATGGCAAGCGCGTGCTTTATCGGCTGGGTGCCGGCCCGGTGATCGGCCTGCTCTCGGCCCTGCGTCAATATGCCGAGCACAATCGCGCTCAGATCCGCGAACTCGTCGCCGATCGCCTCGACCGACCGGACCGCCTCGAGGCGATTTCGCGCGAAGAGTTGCTGCTGCGGATGCGGGGAGGGGACGTCACGCTGCTGGATGTGCGGCCGCAGGACGAATTTTTGTCGGGTCATCTTCCCGGTGCGATCAATATTCCGATTGCGGAACTCGAACGACGCCTTGCCGAACTGCCTGAAGGAGGCGAGATCGTCGCCTATTGCCGCGGGCCTTACTGCGCCTTGTCGTTTGACGCGGTGAGGGTTCTGCAAGGCAACGGCTTTACCGTCCGCCGGCTTGAGAGCGGGTTCCCGGATTGGAAAGCAGCCGGCCTTGCTGTGGAAAGCCGGGACCTCAGCTAGACGACAAGTCTGACGCAACAGGCATTGTCTTGTGCCGCTTGCCTTTTTCCGCGTTCTGACGTTTTTTGTCGGCAGTTACGCCGTCGCCGGTTTTGGCCAGCGGCAGCCAAGATGTGCATCGTCCTTCCCGGAAGGACCAGACGGGGCCACGGAAACAAAGATGGTATCGGAAGCGCCGCCGTTCTGGTGGACAAAGGCGGATTGGCGTGCGCGGGCTTTGTGGCCGTTTTCCTGGATCTATGGACGTATCGCCGGCCTGCGCATGGACCGCGCTCGCCGAGCGTCCGTTCCGGTCCCGATCATCTGCATCGGCAATTTCACGGTCGGCGGCGCCGGCAAGACGCCGACGGCGATCGCGCTTGCGCGCGCCGTCAGGGCCAAAGGCCTGAAGCCGGGTTTCCTCAGCCGCGGCTATGGCGGTTCGCTTGATGTGACGACGATCGTCGAGCCTGAACACCACAGGGCACGCGATGTTGGCGACGAGCCGTTGTTGCTGGCGCGCGAGGCGCTGACGGTTGTGTGCCGTCGCCGCGTCGATGGTGCCCGCCGGCTGGTGGCCGAAGGCGTCGATATCATCATCATGGACGATGGTTTCCAGAGCGCGCGGCTGGCCTTCGATTTTGCGCTGCTCGTCATCGATTCCCGCCGCGGCATCGGCAACGGTTACCTCGTGCCGTCAGGCCCGGTGCGCGCGCCGATTTCCAATCAGTTGCGCCATGCGACCGCGCT harbors:
- the lpxK gene encoding tetraacyldisaccharide 4'-kinase; amino-acid sequence: MVSEAPPFWWTKADWRARALWPFSWIYGRIAGLRMDRARRASVPVPIICIGNFTVGGAGKTPTAIALARAVRAKGLKPGFLSRGYGGSLDVTTIVEPEHHRARDVGDEPLLLAREALTVVCRRRVDGARRLVAEGVDIIIMDDGFQSARLAFDFALLVIDSRRGIGNGYLVPSGPVRAPISNQLRHATALLKIGNGAEADALIRRAARAGKQVYQAEVVRLDDGSLNGVRVLAWAGIADPEKFYRTVRETGAVIEETRSFPDHHHFSEDEISDLLDRAAALGCTLVTTAKDMVRLEPGHGRAAELARASRVIEIDVHFDDPSAPAKIVTTALSAARTRKLREAEQK
- a CDS encoding ArsR/SmtB family transcription factor, with protein sequence MTDLQLHIFEEFAELARTLASPQRLLLLEHIAQGERSVERLAELAGLSIANASQHLQQLRRAGFVETRRDGKRVLYRLGAGPVIGLLSALRQYAEHNRAQIRELVADRLDRPDRLEAISREELLLRMRGGDVTLLDVRPQDEFLSGHLPGAINIPIAELERRLAELPEGGEIVAYCRGPYCALSFDAVRVLQGNGFTVRRLESGFPDWKAAGLAVESRDLS
- a CDS encoding DUF2938 domain-containing protein, whose protein sequence is MEKDLVLQAILIGIGATAVMDLWAVAVKRLLGIPSLDYGMVGRWIGHFPQGRFLHQRIAAAAPVRSERLIGWTAHYAIGVVFAGLLLLIWGTDWAERPTLVPALIVGLATVVAPFFLMQPGMGAGIAASKTPSPNIARLRSLLAHAAFGFGLYLSALALSVLWRS